A window from Verrucomicrobiota bacterium encodes these proteins:
- a CDS encoding glycosyltransferase 87 family protein yields the protein MGLLSPPVMMALERGNIDLLIFTLCALALYSLNGRYWIACSWILIGMVLKLFPIAGLLFLLRAKPRELLILLSACAAVTMGYVILSYNDLSIISHATPRSPIFSYGSKVVAFMWRDRGGLTTVESWRALEVLLFFLVMGSVASGVLIDRLRPTPTQTDNKHLDAFRLGAGIYIGTFLLGNNWDYRLVFLLFTFPQLWAWSFTSISPLRVGARLGLAVAAVSLWSWLIEPLFRKLSGIATAWVWIDELANWVLFATLGYLVITTLPEWISRLWHHSTR from the coding sequence TTGGGATTACTTTCACCACCGGTGATGATGGCTCTCGAACGGGGCAATATCGATCTCCTCATTTTTACCTTATGCGCGTTGGCACTCTATTCTCTAAACGGACGATACTGGATTGCCTGTAGCTGGATACTTATCGGAATGGTGCTCAAGCTTTTTCCAATTGCTGGCCTTCTCTTTCTCTTGCGCGCAAAACCACGTGAGCTATTAATACTCCTCAGTGCGTGCGCTGCTGTGACGATGGGCTACGTCATTCTTTCATACAACGATCTTTCAATAATTAGCCATGCAACTCCGCGGTCTCCCATCTTTTCCTACGGGAGTAAAGTGGTCGCTTTTATGTGGCGCGACCGTGGCGGACTCACCACGGTTGAATCCTGGAGAGCGTTAGAGGTTTTATTGTTCTTTCTAGTCATGGGTAGCGTTGCTTCAGGGGTTTTAATTGACCGTTTGCGTCCAACCCCAACCCAGACTGATAACAAACATTTGGATGCTTTCCGACTCGGAGCCGGCATCTATATAGGAACATTTCTGCTCGGAAACAATTGGGATTACCGCCTCGTATTCTTGCTCTTCACATTCCCTCAACTTTGGGCCTGGAGCTTTACTAGTATAAGTCCTTTGCGCGTCGGAGCACGTCTGGGATTGGCAGTAGCAGCCGTGTCACTTTGGTCATGGCTTATCGAACCCCTTTTCCGAAAATTAAGTGGGATCGCTACAGCCTGGGTATGGATCGATGAATTGGCGAACTGGGTTCTTTTCGCCACCCTGGGTTATTTGGTGATTACCACGCTCCCTGAATGGATCTCTCGTCTTTGGCACCATTCCACGCGTTGA